In Pseudanabaenaceae cyanobacterium SKYG29, the DNA window GGGTGATCCCTGCCCCCCGTTCCCACACTCGCATTTTTACCTGGCTACGGTCAAGCACTTCCACAAATTCAGCATTAACCCGTTGCGGAAAGGCAGGGTGATGTTCAAACAACGGTCCAACCTCGGCCAAGGGCAAATTGTCGACTTCAGGAACAAAGGTGACACAGTGGGGGTTGCCCATACTAACACAGGTCACGTGCCAAGTTGTGCCCTCGACCACTAAAGGAAGATTAACTACCTGTTGATCGGGTTTACCCAGGGTAGTAGGTATTGCCTGAGCCAGTAAACGAGGTTCCCCCATATCGACGGTGATTAAATTGTCCTGCAGATGAACGACCATTTCCCCTGCTAAAGTCTTGATTGTGTATCGGTTATCTGGTGGGTCGATGCCCAAATCCTGCATAAATTGCGCCAGACATCTAATGCCATTGCCACACATTTCAGGTTCGGAACCATCACTGTTAATAATGCGCATGACATAATTGCCTGCACTATCCTGTAGCAAAAAAATCACCCCATCCGCCCCAATGCCAAAATGCCGATCGCAAAGGCGAGGGATACCCGCAATAGGTACCAACAGTTCCTGCTGCTGCCGGTTGTCAATCAAAATAAAATCATTACCCAGACCCTGGTACTTACTAAATTCCATCAACACCTCCCCAAGGGTAAGTTGCTCTCCCGACCCGTCTTTGGATTTCACTTCGGGGATCATACTACCATCTCTCACCACAGTGACAATGACATTTCTAGGGCTTGCCTCAGTACCCTACCAACGCCGACATTAAAAGCCACCTCTCTACCCTGCGATCCCAAAAAAAGAGTGAAAGTCATCCACCCGCCACAAATGGGTCTCAGCCCCAGCAAATAGGCGATCCCAAACATTTTAGGTATATTTACTTAGTGGTTAGACTCTTAAATTGTAACAGTTAGTTACGCTAATAATCTATCTATTGATAGATAAATTTTGCTTATCAAAGCACAAGAGTTGATTAGGCGATACCGTAAGGAGGAGCTATGGCTAAGAGTTTACTGATGCGTCTAGGGGCGACAGTGGTATTGTTTATGGCGTTGCCGTCTCTAGTAGAGCGCTGGGCGACATATTTTCAAATTTCCCCTGTGTTTGAGGGTATATTAGCTATAGTTGCCTGTTTCGGTGCGTGCTTACCCTTGTTGACCATTTTTCAAAACAGCGATTAGGACTATGGGGTTACTGGAGTTGCTGCTGGGATTAGTGTTAGGAACGCTGATTGTGTTCTACGTGCTGCGTATTGTGCTGACTTGGTATCCCCAAATCCCCTTGCAGAAGTTTCCCTGGGTAATTGTCTATGTGCCGACAGAGCCTTTGTTGGTACTCCTGCGCCGCCTGGTACCGCCCCTGGGGGGAGTCGACATTACACCGGTATTGGGGGTAGGGCTATTTAGCCTACTGCGGGAGTTGCTCTTGGGGCAGCAGGGGATTTTGACTATGCTCGATCGCTTATCTAGCTAGGTTATGGTGGAGTTGCTGGTTAGGCGGTTGCACACAGAGCGGGAGGGCTATACCACTGCTAGGACTGCCATACCTAGTAACGTCCTGGAAAAGATTGTCTGGCACAAGGAATTGGAGATTCAAACCGATCGGGATATTTCCCGTTTGGAACGTTTGCCGGTGCGAGATTTTATTGGCAGTCTGCGGTGCTCCCCTTACCAGCCAGGGTTGATTGCGGAAGTGAAACGGGGATCACCGAGTAAGGGAGTAATCAGAGAAAATTTTGACCCTGTGGCGATCGCGACGGCTTACGAGGAGGGGGGGGCAAGGGCAATTTCGGTGTTGACTGACAGGGAGTTTTTTGGGGGCAGTTTTGAGTATTTGGGGCAGGTAAAGGGGGCAGTGAGCTTGCCTGTGTTGTGTAAAGAGTTCATCATCGATCGGGTGCAGTTGGACTGGGCGCGGGCGTTTGGCGCGGATGCGGTGTTGTTGATTGTGGCGATTTTGTCCGACTACGATTTGCAGGATTTGTGGGATTATGCCCAGGAGTTGGGAATGCAGGTATTGGTGGAGGTGCACACGATCGGGGAGTTACAGCGGGTTTTGTCTTTGGCGGGGATATTGGCAGGGCTGAGGGCAGGACGGGGGGCGATCGGGGTGAACAATCGGGATTTGCGGGATTTTACGGTGAATTTGCAAACCACGATCGAGGTCATCAACTCAGTAGATAGGGAACTGCGGGAAAGTTTGTTTTGGGTGAGTGAGTCGGGTCTATTCACGCGGGCTGATTTGGATTTGGTACAAGCAGCGGGGGCGAAGGCGGTCTTGGTGGGGGAATCCTTAGTTAAGCAGTCTGACATTAGGCAAGCAGTAGTGCGGTTACTGCAGGGATGACTTTAGTAATCAAAATTGGCACTTCGACGCTGACGCGCCCAGATACAGGGGATTTATATATCAGTGCCATTGCGCGGTTGGTGGAAACGATCGTGGAATTGCGTCGCCAGGGCTACAAGGTTATCTTGGTGTCCTCGGGGGCAGTGGGGGTAGGTTGTACGCGGTTAGGGATCACAGAGCGTCCAAAAAAGTTGAGCACTAAGCAAGCAGTGGCGGCTGTAGGACAGAGTCGGTTGATGCGCATCTACGACGATTTTTTCAGTCAGTTTCAGCAGCCTGTCGCCCAAGTACTTCTTACCCGTGCCAATCTCATAGAAAGACAGCACTACGTCAACGTCAGCAACACTTTTAACGAACTGTTAGAAATGGGGGTAATTCCCATCGTCAATGAAAATGACACCGTGGCTGTGGAGGAATTGAAATTCGGTGATAACGATACCCTCTCTGCCCTGGTAGCAAGCCTAGTACAGGCCCAGTGGTTGTTTTTGCTGACCGATGTCGATCGGTTGTATTCTGCTGACCCCCGCAAATTCCCTGCCGCTGAGCCAATTTTGTCTGTGAGCAGTGCCGAGTTACGTTCTCTGGCCATTGACACAACCTCAGAGGGGAAAAGTTGGGGGACGGGGGGGATGGTCACCAAAATTACAGCTGCCAGGATTGCCACCAGCGCGGGCGTAAGGACAGTTATCATGCATGGCAGGGAGCCAGAAAACATTCTGCAAATTCTCAAGGGAGAACCGATCGGGACGCATTTTGCTCCCCAGCCCCAAGCCCTGAGTGCCCGCAAGCGTTGGATTGCCTACGGCATGATCCCCCTGGGGGAACTGGTGTTAGATGAGGGAGCCGTGATTGCTGTTACCACCAAGGGCAAATCGTTGTTACCAGCAGG includes these proteins:
- the trpC gene encoding indole-3-glycerol phosphate synthase TrpC, with translation MVELLVRRLHTEREGYTTARTAIPSNVLEKIVWHKELEIQTDRDISRLERLPVRDFIGSLRCSPYQPGLIAEVKRGSPSKGVIRENFDPVAIATAYEEGGARAISVLTDREFFGGSFEYLGQVKGAVSLPVLCKEFIIDRVQLDWARAFGADAVLLIVAILSDYDLQDLWDYAQELGMQVLVEVHTIGELQRVLSLAGILAGLRAGRGAIGVNNRDLRDFTVNLQTTIEVINSVDRELRESLFWVSESGLFTRADLDLVQAAGAKAVLVGESLVKQSDIRQAVVRLLQG
- the dapF gene encoding diaminopimelate epimerase — encoded protein: MLMEFSKYQGLGNDFILIDNRQQQELLVPIAGIPRLCDRHFGIGADGVIFLLQDSAGNYVMRIINSDGSEPEMCGNGIRCLAQFMQDLGIDPPDNRYTIKTLAGEMVVHLQDNLITVDMGEPRLLAQAIPTTLGKPDQQVVNLPLVVEGTTWHVTCVSMGNPHCVTFVPEVDNLPLAEVGPLFEHHPAFPQRVNAEFVEVLDRSQVKMRVWERGAGITLACGTGACATVVAGVLQGLIDRSCTVYLPGGTLKIHWEESSNHVFMSGTAERVFTGKY
- a CDS encoding YggT family protein, with the protein product MGLLELLLGLVLGTLIVFYVLRIVLTWYPQIPLQKFPWVIVYVPTEPLLVLLRRLVPPLGGVDITPVLGVGLFSLLRELLLGQQGILTMLDRLSS
- the proB gene encoding glutamate 5-kinase codes for the protein MTLVIKIGTSTLTRPDTGDLYISAIARLVETIVELRRQGYKVILVSSGAVGVGCTRLGITERPKKLSTKQAVAAVGQSRLMRIYDDFFSQFQQPVAQVLLTRANLIERQHYVNVSNTFNELLEMGVIPIVNENDTVAVEELKFGDNDTLSALVASLVQAQWLFLLTDVDRLYSADPRKFPAAEPILSVSSAELRSLAIDTTSEGKSWGTGGMVTKITAARIATSAGVRTVIMHGREPENILQILKGEPIGTHFAPQPQALSARKRWIAYGMIPLGELVLDEGAVIAVTTKGKSLLPAGIVEVRGEFDSGDCVSLVDQEGREIGRGISNYNSQAVRQIQKCQSEAISDILGYEGEPTVVHRDNLVILDTAPAPSV